The proteins below come from a single Hirundo rustica isolate bHirRus1 chromosome 6, bHirRus1.pri.v3, whole genome shotgun sequence genomic window:
- the GSKIP gene encoding GSK3B-interacting protein, translating into METDYNPMELPNNTGFEEDSDYRDFEGTDVKDMRLEAEAVVNDVLFAVSNMFVSKTLPCAEDVAYINVETRERNRYCLELTEAGLRVVAYDFDQTDDRLQTPYHETVYSLLDSLSPAYREVFGNAILQRLEALKKESQS; encoded by the exons ATGGAGACTGATTACAATCCTATGGAGTTGCCCAATAATACAGGGTTTGAAGAGGATTCTGATTATAGAGACTTCGAAGGAACAGACGTGAAAGATATGAGACTAGAAGCCGAAGCTGTTGTAAATGATGTTTTGTTTGCTGTCAGCAACATGTTCGTGTCAAAAACCCTTCCCTGTGCAGAGGATGTGGCATATATCAACGTGGAAACCAGAGAAAGGAACAGATACTGTCTGGAACTCACTGAAGCAGGACTCAGG GTAGTAGCTTATGATTTTGATCAGACTGATGACAGGCTGCAAACTCCATATCATGAAACTGTCTACTCCTTGTTGGACTCTCTCAGCCCTGCATATCGAGAGGTGTTTGGAAATGCAATACTACAAAGACTAGAAGCTCTGAAGAAAGAAAGTCAGTCATGA